A window of Phragmites australis chromosome 2, lpPhrAust1.1, whole genome shotgun sequence genomic DNA:
TTagggaaagaaaatactaagaatGGAGGAATACATAATGCCCTTTCAGCTCGAATGTttcaattttatattttttagtatcATTCTCCAATGCACCGTCTTGCCAAAAGACAAAGAGTTAGTACGTCCTAATGTGTAATTAGTTTGAACTGTGTTACTTATACTTCATGTGGCCAATTGCACTGCACCTTTCCAGATCAGGCTAAATGGGATGCTACATAGTGACGACAACTGTGCTATGAAGGTTAGAACTTTTGGAAGCTCTGTTTCATAATTCGTAGTTGGTTCAATTTCATTCTTCCACATAATTTTCCAACCTTGCCTCATACCTTTCTGAATTCCAAATCCTTTTCCTTAACAAAATTAGTCAAGTGCACACTTGATTATGTGAGTAAGTCCTTCCTGTACTAacgtttctctcttttttttacagGAAATTGCCAGGCAGCTTTGTTTGGAGCATCGTTTATCATTTTCAAAAATGGTGCATATGCTGTCTAGTTATTTATTTCTTACTTAGTGATTATTGTTTCTTCGATTTCTTTCAAATGGGTCGAAGATAGGCTGCTCTGATCTCTTCTCTTTTAGGCTTCTTCAGATGACAACACTGAGTTCATGATTGACATGCTGCGGTGAGTTCCTATCGAAATAATGGACAGTTCATTGAGCCATAGTCCGTAGTTCATGCATTTATGAATAACATGTCCGTTTGTATTTTTCTCTTCTGCAGGGAGTGTGGACTAGCTCACAAGACAATAATATTTGTCCTAGAAGAGTTTGACCTCTTTGCTCAGGTTGAAATAAATAGCTGCCTTCTATGCTTCAACTAAACTTAGTTTGTTTCAATCCCCAGTTATCTATGTCAGCAACTTAAATTCAGATAAAATCATTGTTCATGAGGCATATGGCTAACAGCATAAGTCATAACATGCTTTCTACTATTGCTATCCACAATTTTGACATGAGAAGATGACTTATGTTCATGATGTTCTATTACAGGGTAAGCAGCGGTTACTCTATAGCTTACTTGATGCAATGCAGTCTCTCACATCACAAGCTGTTGTCATTGGTGTGAGTTGTCGATTGGTATGAACCGACATTCCTCATGGTTGCTTTTGTTTGACCAATAATATAACCTTCAAGACTGTCAAAACCAATTAGTGAACTGAGTTCTTGTTTTGTGTTGGATTGCCCTATGATAAGTCTGTCACCCTCAAGTTCTTGTCAGATGTCACTCTTGATTATGGATTAGTCATCATGCAGTAGCATATACCATATGTAGTATACCAGTAAATGATGCCAGCACTGAACTTTGATTTAGTTGGCTGGCTACTTGGAATCTGAATGGTGCATGGGAAATCGTCAATTTACTTAGCTAGAAGTATACTGAAAGTTTAATTAGAATCATTATTCAAACAAAATATTCTTAACAGTGCCATTTCATTCTGTTAGGACGCAGATCAACTCCTAGAAAAAAGGGTTAGGTCCCGGTTCTCTCATAGGAAGCTTCTATTTGTTCCTTCTTCACTGGATGATATACAAAGGTCTGTCGTCCTTTACCAGACTTCTTTGATGAAAACATGAAACGTTCCCCAAGTTCTCTTATTCAAGCCACCTTTTGACACCTGTTAAAATGCAGGTTAGTGGAACATTTGCTAATATTGGCCAAAGACTCGGGCTTACCAGCAAAGTATATTATGGATTATAACTCAAGGCTTAATGTATCCTTTCTACAACTTGATCTATCATTGTATTATGCTTACAAAATAGGCATCTAATTGTAACCTTTTCTTACTTTATCTCATCCCATTTACTAGTTGAATGGTCAACTAATAACGACATGTAATCATGTTAGTGAGATACAATCCTTTTCTTTCGCTTGATTTACGAGCTTGCTGAAAATAAGACATGTCGGACTTGTTCCTTGAACAAAATGGAACTGCATATGATATTATGGTATTATTTCAAGCAGTTCCCTTAGCATTTTTATGTTCCATTGTGGAAAAACGAAAGGATGATGATAAACTAGGTAGTACAACTTCAACTGATTGCACAATGAACTTCCATTATCCAATGTTCCTATACATCGCAGAACATTTTTACTGATAAGAAATTCAAAGGGATTCTCAACTCCCTCATGGATGCTGATGCAACAACGAGCAACATTATAAGATATCTGTAGGTTTTCAACAGCTCATTGATCCTTTCTTCATATGCCTGTAATTCTGAATTCTGTGCTCACCTGAATGTGGAAAAGCATTTGTTCAGTTTCAGAGCTGTGTCATATATGAATGCGGAATCTGGATTTCTGTCAGTGGAAAGCTTCATGAATGCGCTTTcctccatgcagaggcaacCCAAGATGGACAGCCTACAAGGTATATTGTTAGTTGGCCCTTGGTTACTCATAGAGGGCGTTTGTTCTGGATGGTTTGTGCactaaaaggaaaggatgtgAATTTTCTCTTTGCGCCTATTTTCACCTCTTCGCTGCTGCACAGCATAACAGCATAAGAACGACCAACATGCTTGTTTTTCCCTGGACTTGGCCTCATTTTTGTCATTCCATGTTTAGAAAATTACGTTGCAATGTTGTGATGACATTTTTATGCCATGAAAACTTGGAAGCAGATATCTCGATTTTGGAACTGTACATTCTTGTCTGCATGCACAGACTAGAAGATAAGGAGCAAAGCTCATGCAACTTCACCAGCATAATGAAAGGTAGAAGCCCCTCTTCTCTCTTTGTGATCGGCCCTAGAAAAAGAAAACTGACTGGATGAACTGGCTTTCTGTCAGAATACAGATCCATACAGGACGCATACAAGACATCTGATAAATATGCAAGCACTGTGTGTTTTAGGGTAAGGACGACCACTATCAAGAATTAATGACATGTCTACTGAGTTCAATGGCCAAACCTTACATGCTTGCTTCAGGCCTTTGAGCATCTTTTGGATCGCGAGCTGATTAGTTTTGCCGACAACAAAGGGAGAAATCAGCCGCTTGAATACCAGCCTGTCAAGCTTCTGATATCTTCTCGCGAGCTCGCTCAGTCCCTTAAGATGAACACTACCTGCCCTGTGAGTCACTGCCCATGTGATTCGACCAGATCGATTTCCTTCTGCTATGGCCTGTCATTGTCGTTCCTTAATGCTTAGTACCAAATAGCTCAACATGTTACAGTTTCCGGCTAATGGCGCTCGTGATTTTGCTTTTGCAGGCTGTGCTCCAGAAGCTGCTTGATCGTGAAAGATACATGTAGAACCTCTTTACACCAGCCTGCACTTCACGGACTCACTGTCGCTGACAAGCTTTCCTGTTTCACTAGTGCTAATTCGCTGTCAGGTGCATGCGTATGGACTCGTCAGGTCGATCCTTGCTTTCTATTGTAAAGACAAATTCTACTTTCGAAATGAAAAGAGCGTATGTATTGTATGCGTATATATCTGTCCAAATGGAAACGGGGATGAATGCAAATGTTCACTGAAAACGTGGGGCCAGCCTACCAGTCACTCCGTCAGAGGTTTCAGTGTTTGTGTATGCTCCCGTCGTCACCTGTAGATGATGCATCTAATCATGTGTGGTCATGGGTTAACAACCAGATTTGCGTGACGAGAGATCACGCCGCAGGGAATAGGCCACATGCTACGGTGGAGCATTTGAACCATTGCAGCCACGGAATGTCCGGTGCGCCCAAAACTAGATATTCAAACGGCATATCTTCCAGCACTGCCATTCTCATCTTTTAAGACTAGCGAGATTTCTATAAAGTAATGTTATCGAACCAACATTTAAACACTATTGTATAGAAAATTTGCAGAGACCCAAAGCTCTATGGGAACAGGCATATTGTTTCCTTCCTAAGAAACTCTTTAAAATTTATCCCCTACATGTAAGGAATCttcttaataatattttttctttaaatctTCTTCATCTCTAACAGACTCTTTGTACCTAATCCCTATATTCCAATAGACTCCTCCCTCTTTCCTCTCATGTGTCACCGATGTGTAGACCCCGCCTTTCATCTCCGCCCTTTCTCCCTTcccttttctctctccctttcgaGATCGAGCTCCTCCAGAACTCGTACTCCACCTGCTCGTCCGTGTGCGGCATCAACTCAGTGGCGTTGGAGGTCACAGTATGGTGGAGTGCATCACCGAACTGCTTGGAGACGAGCACTGAGGGGAACATGATGTTGGCGAGGAATGCCATGTTGGGGTCTCCTCCTTGAGGCTATCCATTGACAGCAGCGGCTCGTTGGCGCTATCGGCCACAAGCACGGCCGCCGCGCTAGCTAGCTGCGTGTGCCACGTCTTGAGCACGAAGTAGCAGCCCTCGCAGTCTACGAGAAGGACCATGGGGTGT
This region includes:
- the LOC133910026 gene encoding origin of replication complex subunit 4 isoform X2 — protein: MAAAEAGSVASQAQAVLRGRLCDPAFVYLALRSSPDTNYSKLKYLVASSVSEACNNSVLLLGPRGCGKAAVVDMVLDDLKKEHPDAISEIRLNGMLHSDDNCAMKEIARQLCLEHRLSFSKMASSDDNTEFMIDMLRECGLAHKTIIFVLEEFDLFAQGKQRLLYSLLDAMQSLTSQAVVIGVSCRLDADQLLEKRVRSRFSHRKLLFVPSSLDDIQRLVEHLLILAKDSGLPAKYIMDYNSRLNNIFTDKKFKGILNSLMDADATTSNIIRYLFRAVSYMNAESGFLSVESFMNALSSMQRQPKMDSLQDISILELYILVCMHRLEDKEQSSCNFTSIMKEYRSIQDAYKTSDKYASTVCFRAFEHLLDRELISFADNKGRNQPLEYQPVKLLISSRELAQSLKMNTTCPAVLQKLLDRERYM
- the LOC133910026 gene encoding origin of replication complex subunit 4 isoform X1 → MAAAEAGSVASQAQAVLRGRLCDPAFVYLALRSSPDTNYSKLKYLVASSVSEACNNSVLLLGPRGCGKAAVVDMVLDDLKKEHPDAISEIRLNGMLHSDDNCAMKEIARQLCLEHRLSFSKMASSDDNTEFMIDMLRECGLAHKTIIFVLEEFDLFAQGKQRLLYSLLDAMQSLTSQAVVIGVSCRLDADQLLEKRVRSRFSHRKLLFVPSSLDDIQRLVEHLLILAKDSGLPAKYIMDYNSRLNNIFTDKKFKGILNSLMDADATTSNIIRYLFRAVSYMNAESGFLSVESFMNALSSMQRQPKMDSLQDISILELYILVCMHRLEDKEQSSCNFTSIMKEYRSIQDAYKTSDKYASTVCFRAFEHLLDRELISFADNKGRNQPLEYQPVKLLISSRELAQSLKMNTTCPVSHCPCDSTRSISFCYGLLCSRSCLIVKDTCRTSLHQPALHGLTVADKLSCFTSANSLSGACVWTRQVDPCFLL